In Pleomorphomonas sp. T1.2MG-36, the genomic stretch CTCTGGCGGTGGCATTGGTCGCTGCCGCCGGCCTCGCCGGCACGGCTTCGACCGCGGCAGCCGATGGTTTCTATTTTGGCTATCACGACGGTCCGCGCATGCCGCCCCCGCCCCCGCGTTGGGGGTGGGGGGCGCCCCCGCCTCCCGGGCCGGGTTGGGGCCGGCCGGGTTGGGGACCGCCGGGTCACAACTGGGGACCGCCGCCGATGTGCAGGCCGCGCTGGGTCGATCGGCCGGTCGTCGATCCGTGGGGCCGGATTGTCCGCTATCAGCGGATGCAGGTCATGGATTGCGGCCCGCGCCGTCACCGCTGGTAATCGCAACCTGAACGTCGGCCCGCACTATGGGACGACGACGTCCGTCCCGCCGCCGGCTATGACGTCGATCACCTCGAAGCCCGCGCCTCGGTTGTAGGTGTGAAGGCCTGAAAGCGGCGGCGCCGGCCGCAACGCCACAAGCGCGGTCTCGGCATATCCCCCGGCATCGAGACGATCGATGCGGGCGAAGCCGAGGCCGGCGCCATAGCCGCCGGCGCTGTCCTGAAAGGGCCGAATGATGTTCGCGCCGAGCGAGAACATCCGGCCGGCCGGTCGCGCCGACGCGACGTCGACCTTGGCCGGGCCGGCGAACAATGGAACCCACGGACCGGTGAGAGTCTCGGCCGTGAAGATGGCAAGCCCATCCCAGCTGGAGCCCCAGTTCGGGCGCACGGTGCCGAACAGATGGCGGCGGCCGTTGGCCTGAAGCAACGTGGCGTCCCCAAGGTCGATGTCGTCGATCAGGACCGCCACCTGCTCCCAGCGGTCGGGAAACTCGACTGCCCGCCAAAGCTGAACCTGACGCTGTCCGGACGTTTCCGGGATCATGTAGAGCGTGCCGTCCTCCTCGAAGACGAAGGGGTAGGACAGATGGCAGTTGCCCTCGATCACCGGTCGCGGCGTACCGATGGGGCCGCCGGTACCGACGTCAACCGCCGATATGATGCCCTTTTGCGTCGCGAACGGAAATTCTTCCACCAGCAGGACGGTGCGGTCACCCTGTCGCACCAGAAAGGGGTCGGCGTAAAAGCGCTCGCCGTCATCGGCGAGCCGCCGCCAGGGACGCCCGGCAATGGTCGGCAACGCATCGTCGCCGGTCTCGTCGGTCCGCCAGGCTACCGCCCAGTTGGGCGGGTTGCGCACGAGGCGCTCCAGGCGACTGGCGAGCGACCGTGCGAAGGTGGTGGCGGCGAAGCGGCCCGGATTGCCGGTTCGGCGGGGCGGCGGATCGGTCTCCACACGCGGCAGCGTGAGATCGTGGAGCGTGGCGCCGCCGGCCAGATGCCCGGCTGCCAGCGTCAGCATCTCGATTGC encodes the following:
- a CDS encoding glucosamine inositolphosphorylceramide transferase family protein produces the protein MHVLFLIDSTDLRRWQAEAIAGVLAATGGSGAIATVAGPPPASLLDFCLAFEALAFRRPLNEPLARLSPSALGLSVGDEDADLVVDLAAATDISRDRLLISVSGTGVAAGAADAIMAGEEPFLDLIAVTGETHRLVGRWHIAVEDRRQLGSGMSITTGRAIEMLTLAAGHLAGGATLHDLTLPRVETDPPPRRTGNPGRFAATTFARSLASRLERLVRNPPNWAVAWRTDETGDDALPTIAGRPWRRLADDGERFYADPFLVRQGDRTVLLVEEFPFATQKGIISAVDVGTGGPIGTPRPVIEGNCHLSYPFVFEEDGTLYMIPETSGQRQVQLWRAVEFPDRWEQVAVLIDDIDLGDATLLQANGRRHLFGTVRPNWGSSWDGLAIFTAETLTGPWVPLFAGPAKVDVASARPAGRMFSLGANIIRPFQDSAGGYGAGLGFARIDRLDAGGYAETALVALRPAPPLSGLHTYNRGAGFEVIDVIAGGGTDVVVP